GAAACATTAGCTTGGCTTTGGCAAGCCATCAAAATTGATTGGATTACCCCGATTTGCCGATTAGGGTGGTATGTTTTGCTGGTTAAGAGTTTGCTTAAACATCTTCAAAGCAGAGAAAGTTACCCGAATGTCAACAGAATTGCTATCCCTCAAGCATTAAGTTTTCTCTCAAAACCTCAGTTAAGCATTAACCCTCTCAAAATTTGGCTGAAGGTGTTTGTTGGAAATATTCTTCATTACTCATTATCAAAAATTTAAGGATAGAAATTGACTGATGCTTTATCCGATTAAAGTGGTTGAGATTGAATTAAGCCAATCGATTCCAGATTTTGTAAATTTAGAGCGGTACTTTTTTTTGAGGGCTTTAGTTCGTCTGCATGGCGTTCCTTTAGGATATGTTCAAGCCCCCATTACTTTGGGAAAATGCCGATCCCAAACTTTATCCAAGCTGATTCTAGATCAATACAGTGAGTCAATTATTTGCCAATTGCTTAAAAATGGCTTAGCCTCGCCAGAACGTCCCAAAGACTTACGGATTGAAGATTTGGTGAACTTGCCCCCTGCGCCGTTTGCGGGGGAAAAGCCCTTGGTAACGGTTGCTGTTTGCACGCGCGATCGCGCTGAGGATATGAAACGCTGTTTAGAGGCAATCACAAAGTTAGACTATCCCCATCTCGAAATCCTGGTTGTTGATAATGCACCAAAAACCGAAGCAACAAAAGAATTAATTGACCAGCACTATCCCCAAGTTCGCTACGTGCGGGAACCGCGTCCGGGACTAGATTGGGCAAGGAATCGGGCTATTTTGGAAGCAAACGGGGAAATTATTGCCTATACTGATGATGATGTGGTCGTTGATTCAGGTTGGGTAAGCGCGATCGCGCAAACATTTGTGGAAAATCCAGAAGTCATGGCGGTGACGGGATTAGTTGCGCCCTATGAACTAGAAACCGAAGCGCAAGTGTTATTTCAAGAATATGGGGGGTTTGGGCGAGGATTTAGAGAAAAGTGGTATCGTAAAACGACCCCAAAATTACCTTGGCAATGGCTCGGTGCTGGGCAATTTGGCACTGGGGCGAATATGGCTTATCGTCGATCGGTCTTTGCCGAAATTGGTTGTTTTGATCCAGCGTTGGATGTAGGAACCCCCACGAATGGTGGGGGGGATCTAGAAATGTTTTTTCGGGTGCTTAAATCAGGTTATACGTTAGTTTACAATCCAAAAGCGATGATTTGGCACCGTCACCGTCGCGAGTATGCTCAGTTAAAACTTCAAATTTCCTTTAATGGCAGCCTGTATGCCTTATGGTTGAGTATTGCCAAGGCTTACCCAGAAGATTTTCTCTCTTGTTTGATAATTGGTTTGTGGTGGATGTTCTACTGGAATATTCGTCGCACTGTGATTGCTTTAGGGCATAAAACTCAGTTTCCCCTCGATCTGATTCTTGCTGAGTTGAAAGGAGCTTTTGCGGGATTTGCCGCCTATCCAAAAGCGCAACAACAAGTGCAGCAGATTGTTGAAAAATATGGTTCGCAAACGGATTCTCCTCTCGCCATTCGTCTCTCCTCTGAAATTCATCCAAATCCCAGTGATCAATATAGTTCAGTGATCGCGGTTAGAGAAATTGAATTAAGCCAACCCCTCCAACCTCTCACTGATTTAGAAAACTATCCCTGCGTTCGCATTTTTTTAAATTGGCATCATTGCCCTTTTGGTCATGTAGATTGCCCAAATAATTACCATCCTCTTTCTCGGATCACTCTTGCTCGCCTCATAGTTGATCAATGTCAGGATCGGTTACTAGACCCTTTCCAAGAAAGCCAAAAAGAGCTCGTGAGGTTGCAAGCACTTAATGCCGTTGCTCAAAGCTATGGTTTATCAACCCCTGAGCCAACCCTTGTTTTACCTAATGACATTTCAGTTTCAGTGGTAGTTGCGACGTTTGACCGTCCTCATGACTTGCGGAACTGTTTAGAGCATCTTCAAGTACAGAAAACAGCTCGTTCAGTTGAAATTGTTGTAGTTGATAATCATCCAGAATCAGGACTAACTTCACCGGTTGTTGAAGACTTTCCTGATGTGGTGTTAGTGCAAGAATCGCGACAAGGGCTGGCTTATGCCAGAAATGCAGGATTCCTTGCTAGCACTGGAGAAATCTTAATTGCTACTGATGATGATGTTACTGTACCGTCGGACTGGTTAGAAAAACTGGTGACTCCCTTTGCTCGGTCAGATGTCATGACCGTGACTGGAAATGTCTTACCTTTAGAATTAGAAACCAAGTATCAACAGGCTTTTGAAAATTACGGTGGATTAGGACGGGGTTATGATCATTTAGAAGTGAATGGCAGATGGTATGATTTGTTTCCTCACAAGCCTTCTCCCACTTGGTTGCTAGGAGCAACCGCTAATGCTGCGTTCCGAAGGACAATATTTACCCATCCTGAGATTGGATTAATGGATGAGTGCTTAGGGCCAGGAATGCCTTCTGGGGTTGGAGAAGATACGTATTTATTTTACAAAGTGATTAAAGCAGGATATACCATTGTCTATGAACCAAAAGCCTATGTTTGGCATAAGCATCGCAGAAGTGAGCAGGCTTTGAAGCGACAACTCTATGGTTATAGTAAGGGTCATGTTTCTTACAACCTTACCACTTGGCTTCGAGATGGGGACTGGCGAGGATTAGCCCAGGTTTTACTGGGTTTACCCTACGCCCACTATTATCGAATTAAAGAATATCTGTTACGTCGCAGTGATTATCCACTATCTTTAATATTCCTAGAAATTCTAGGTAATTTAGCGGGTCCTTGGTCGTTGTGGCGATCGCGCTTACGAGTAAAGAAAGAAGGGCGTAGTCTGCCCGATCCGATGCAATCGCCTTTCGCTAGCCCTCCTGCCACTGTTTCAACCCAACTTAAAGGGTAAAATTTTTATGCGAGTTAAACTGCTAGGTCGAATGT
The DNA window shown above is from Cyanobacteria bacterium GSL.Bin1 and carries:
- a CDS encoding glycosyltransferase is translated as MLYPIKVVEIELSQSIPDFVNLERYFFLRALVRLHGVPLGYVQAPITLGKCRSQTLSKLILDQYSESIICQLLKNGLASPERPKDLRIEDLVNLPPAPFAGEKPLVTVAVCTRDRAEDMKRCLEAITKLDYPHLEILVVDNAPKTEATKELIDQHYPQVRYVREPRPGLDWARNRAILEANGEIIAYTDDDVVVDSGWVSAIAQTFVENPEVMAVTGLVAPYELETEAQVLFQEYGGFGRGFREKWYRKTTPKLPWQWLGAGQFGTGANMAYRRSVFAEIGCFDPALDVGTPTNGGGDLEMFFRVLKSGYTLVYNPKAMIWHRHRREYAQLKLQISFNGSLYALWLSIAKAYPEDFLSCLIIGLWWMFYWNIRRTVIALGHKTQFPLDLILAELKGAFAGFAAYPKAQQQVQQIVEKYGSQTDSPLAIRLSSEIHPNPSDQYSSVIAVREIELSQPLQPLTDLENYPCVRIFLNWHHCPFGHVDCPNNYHPLSRITLARLIVDQCQDRLLDPFQESQKELVRLQALNAVAQSYGLSTPEPTLVLPNDISVSVVVATFDRPHDLRNCLEHLQVQKTARSVEIVVVDNHPESGLTSPVVEDFPDVVLVQESRQGLAYARNAGFLASTGEILIATDDDVTVPSDWLEKLVTPFARSDVMTVTGNVLPLELETKYQQAFENYGGLGRGYDHLEVNGRWYDLFPHKPSPTWLLGATANAAFRRTIFTHPEIGLMDECLGPGMPSGVGEDTYLFYKVIKAGYTIVYEPKAYVWHKHRRSEQALKRQLYGYSKGHVSYNLTTWLRDGDWRGLAQVLLGLPYAHYYRIKEYLLRRSDYPLSLIFLEILGNLAGPWSLWRSRLRVKKEGRSLPDPMQSPFASPPATVSTQLKG